A single genomic interval of Anopheles darlingi chromosome X, idAnoDarlMG_H_01, whole genome shotgun sequence harbors:
- the LOC125956568 gene encoding alpha-1B adrenergic receptor-like isoform X1, which yields MVPFQLEIFALVAVLVGFIVNTYIVVIVILTKQITFASKVLLLHLGIVNTVLCLCYCIFYAISLLQLLPVGLEAMDVTCLLFGLCFNTLHSIALWTLCALNFDRYFAIATPLHYGTYINTKKQVLITLGAGWIVSTLFSLPQAARISAYKFDNDYALCLPNSPTTESLVYSVSFVLFTILLPIILILGCNMKVLMIARYQRNRIASAILEVTLSAQLTITHQRNPFFVQGEAVGPGAPRRPGGTGALADPGGGLTGDCKACTQPGTNQNNPAANVIQLVGSAILFHCPYYFVILWNSVLPFVTGGSWRTPALLLNLAFFLLLLSPTINAILYGVRSKIVRRSLRNIWRKQKQKMEIHYEIQARTPSTCGSRRPSLSGAQQQQQQQQQQPLLVAFADGGTRSEVSCTEANQYHHPSAAISRANRIKFGSCSALATPSPSIAPTLAAHVQHELLAAHGQSAIGIGIRPKITITKILADDDDEPAARTRLLSDSSATEASEGGSLHYDDQRCGAMPPPTSITIPPTLYHYHTDNRNVARQSGAKPTGASSAIRLEPQLAFRKFCSLQEILGTE from the exons ATGGTACCATTCCAGCTGGAGATATTTGCTCTCGTGGCCGTACTCGTCGGCTTCATAGTCAACACCTACATTGTCGTGATAGTAATACTCACGAAGCAG ATAACCTTTGCCAgcaaggtgctgctgctgcatctgggAATCGTTAACACGGTGTTGTGCCTGTGCTACTGCATCTTCTATGCGATCagcctgctgcagctgctgccggttggatTGGAAGCGATGGACGTGACCTGTCTGCTGTTCGGGCTTTGCTTCAACACGCTCCATTCCATCGCCCTGTGGACACTCTGTGCGCTCAACTTCGATCGTTACTTCGCCATCGCGACACCACTGCATTATGGCACTTACATCAACACCAAAAAG CAGGTGCTTATAACTCTTGGTGCCGGTTGGATAGTGTCAACACTATTTAGCCTACCGCAGGCGGCCCGTATCTCCGCGTACAAGTTCGACAATGACTATGCGCTCTGTCTACCAAACTCGCCGACCACCGAATCGCTCGTCTATAGTGTAAGCTTCGTGCTGTTCACTATCCTGCTACCGATCATCCTTATCCTTGGATGCAATATGAAG GTACTGATGATTGCACGATACCAGCGAAATCGGATCGCCTCCGCTATCCTGGAGGTGACGCTGTCGGCGCAGCTCACCATCACGCACCAGCGTAATCCGTTCTTCGTCCAGGGCGAGGCCGTCGGGCCGGGTGCACCGAGGCGACCGGGCGGCACCGGTGCATTGGCTGACCCCGGTGGCGGCCTCACCGGTGACTGCAAGGCGTGCACGCAACCGGGCACCAACCAGAACAACCCGGCGGCCAACGTGATCCAGCTGGTCGGCTCGGCCATCCTGTTCCACTGTCCGTACTACTTCGTCATCCTGTGGAACAGCGTGCTACCGTTCGTGACGGGTGGATCGTGGCGAACGCCCGCCCTCCTGCTCAATCTGGCcttctttctgctgctcctctcgcCCACCATCAACGCGATACTGTACGGCGTGCGGAGCAAGATCGTACGCCGCTCGTTACGCAATATCTGGcgcaagcagaagcagaaaatggagATACACTACGAGATACAGGCGCGAACACCGTCGACCTGTGGTTCACGGCGCCCTTCGCTCAGTggagcccagcagcagcagcagcaacaacaacagcaaccgctgcTGGTCGCGTTCGCCGATGGCGGGACGCGTTCGGAAGTGTCTTGCACGGAGGCCAACCAGTACCACCATCCGTCGGCCGCTATCTCACGCGCGAACCGTATAAAGTTCGGTAGTTGTTCGGCGCTGGCTACACCTTCACCGAGCATTGCACCTACCCTAGCCGCCCACGTGCAGCATGAGCTGCTGGCGGCACACGGTCaatcggccatcggcatcggcatccgGCCGAAGATCACAATCACCAAGATCcttgccgacgacgatgatgagccGGCTGCCCGGACACGCCTGCTGAGCGACTCCTCGGCGACCGAGGCTAGCGAGGGAGGCAGTTTGCACTATGATGACCAGCGGTGTGGTGCGATGCCCCCACCGACCTCCATCACGATACCACCGACCCTTTACCACTATCACACCGACAATCGTAATGTCGCAAGACAATCAGGTGCCAAGCCGACCGGCGCCTCTAGCGCCATCCGGCTCGAGCCGCAGCTAGCATTTAGGAAGTTTTGTTCTTTACAGGAAATTCTTGGAACTGAGTAA
- the LOC125956568 gene encoding trace amine-associated receptor 4-like isoform X2, protein MVPFQLEIFALVAVLVGFIVNTYIVVIVILTKQITFASKVLLLHLGIVNTVLCLCYCIFYAISLLQLLPVGLEAMDVTCLLFGLCFNTLHSIALWTLCALNFDRYFAIATPLHYGTYINTKKVLITLGAGWIVSTLFSLPQAARISAYKFDNDYALCLPNSPTTESLVYSVSFVLFTILLPIILILGCNMKVLMIARYQRNRIASAILEVTLSAQLTITHQRNPFFVQGEAVGPGAPRRPGGTGALADPGGGLTGDCKACTQPGTNQNNPAANVIQLVGSAILFHCPYYFVILWNSVLPFVTGGSWRTPALLLNLAFFLLLLSPTINAILYGVRSKIVRRSLRNIWRKQKQKMEIHYEIQARTPSTCGSRRPSLSGAQQQQQQQQQQPLLVAFADGGTRSEVSCTEANQYHHPSAAISRANRIKFGSCSALATPSPSIAPTLAAHVQHELLAAHGQSAIGIGIRPKITITKILADDDDEPAARTRLLSDSSATEASEGGSLHYDDQRCGAMPPPTSITIPPTLYHYHTDNRNVARQSGAKPTGASSAIRLEPQLAFRKFCSLQEILGTE, encoded by the exons ATGGTACCATTCCAGCTGGAGATATTTGCTCTCGTGGCCGTACTCGTCGGCTTCATAGTCAACACCTACATTGTCGTGATAGTAATACTCACGAAGCAG ATAACCTTTGCCAgcaaggtgctgctgctgcatctgggAATCGTTAACACGGTGTTGTGCCTGTGCTACTGCATCTTCTATGCGATCagcctgctgcagctgctgccggttggatTGGAAGCGATGGACGTGACCTGTCTGCTGTTCGGGCTTTGCTTCAACACGCTCCATTCCATCGCCCTGTGGACACTCTGTGCGCTCAACTTCGATCGTTACTTCGCCATCGCGACACCACTGCATTATGGCACTTACATCAACACCAAAAAG GTGCTTATAACTCTTGGTGCCGGTTGGATAGTGTCAACACTATTTAGCCTACCGCAGGCGGCCCGTATCTCCGCGTACAAGTTCGACAATGACTATGCGCTCTGTCTACCAAACTCGCCGACCACCGAATCGCTCGTCTATAGTGTAAGCTTCGTGCTGTTCACTATCCTGCTACCGATCATCCTTATCCTTGGATGCAATATGAAG GTACTGATGATTGCACGATACCAGCGAAATCGGATCGCCTCCGCTATCCTGGAGGTGACGCTGTCGGCGCAGCTCACCATCACGCACCAGCGTAATCCGTTCTTCGTCCAGGGCGAGGCCGTCGGGCCGGGTGCACCGAGGCGACCGGGCGGCACCGGTGCATTGGCTGACCCCGGTGGCGGCCTCACCGGTGACTGCAAGGCGTGCACGCAACCGGGCACCAACCAGAACAACCCGGCGGCCAACGTGATCCAGCTGGTCGGCTCGGCCATCCTGTTCCACTGTCCGTACTACTTCGTCATCCTGTGGAACAGCGTGCTACCGTTCGTGACGGGTGGATCGTGGCGAACGCCCGCCCTCCTGCTCAATCTGGCcttctttctgctgctcctctcgcCCACCATCAACGCGATACTGTACGGCGTGCGGAGCAAGATCGTACGCCGCTCGTTACGCAATATCTGGcgcaagcagaagcagaaaatggagATACACTACGAGATACAGGCGCGAACACCGTCGACCTGTGGTTCACGGCGCCCTTCGCTCAGTggagcccagcagcagcagcagcaacaacaacagcaaccgctgcTGGTCGCGTTCGCCGATGGCGGGACGCGTTCGGAAGTGTCTTGCACGGAGGCCAACCAGTACCACCATCCGTCGGCCGCTATCTCACGCGCGAACCGTATAAAGTTCGGTAGTTGTTCGGCGCTGGCTACACCTTCACCGAGCATTGCACCTACCCTAGCCGCCCACGTGCAGCATGAGCTGCTGGCGGCACACGGTCaatcggccatcggcatcggcatccgGCCGAAGATCACAATCACCAAGATCcttgccgacgacgatgatgagccGGCTGCCCGGACACGCCTGCTGAGCGACTCCTCGGCGACCGAGGCTAGCGAGGGAGGCAGTTTGCACTATGATGACCAGCGGTGTGGTGCGATGCCCCCACCGACCTCCATCACGATACCACCGACCCTTTACCACTATCACACCGACAATCGTAATGTCGCAAGACAATCAGGTGCCAAGCCGACCGGCGCCTCTAGCGCCATCCGGCTCGAGCCGCAGCTAGCATTTAGGAAGTTTTGTTCTTTACAGGAAATTCTTGGAACTGAGTAA